A stretch of the Streptomyces venezuelae genome encodes the following:
- a CDS encoding sensor histidine kinase, whose product MSPRIPSWTATLTWKAACFIVVMCCSLTIVLGVLVHVEVTRQTVATAREKALGKLAEASARYEAGEAMPPESGIDPDGLPESLRALALTGERGTLVADHNGRPTMWAAAPADGRALATAIDYTQSARTISGLDKAIIGSSVLAIGGTLLVGAFAMTRVTRRLHQTASVARRITQGDLDARVGDPRTKDPARPQDEVATVAGALDTMAATLQAKLLSEQRFTADVAHELRTPLTGLQAASELLPAGRPTQLVQERVRTMRQLTEDLLEISRLDSGSEQVESELQELGALAERVVRAHASGGCGGSGGAGGGGAVTEVVVLRDVYVETDRRRLERVLGNLVANAHKHGRGPVVLTVDGPVVTVRDHGDGYPDYLVAHGPQRFRTEPQAGGKGTGLGLTIAVGQAEVIGGRLRFRNAEEGGAVAVLTLPHPPP is encoded by the coding sequence GCTGACGATCGTGCTCGGCGTCCTGGTGCATGTGGAGGTGACCCGGCAGACCGTCGCGACGGCCCGCGAGAAGGCGCTCGGCAAGCTGGCCGAGGCCTCGGCGCGCTACGAGGCGGGCGAGGCGATGCCGCCCGAGTCCGGGATCGACCCGGACGGGCTGCCGGAATCGCTGCGCGCGCTCGCCCTCACCGGAGAGCGCGGCACCCTGGTCGCCGACCACAACGGGCGGCCGACGATGTGGGCGGCGGCCCCCGCCGACGGCCGGGCGCTGGCCACCGCCATCGACTACACGCAGAGCGCACGCACCATCAGCGGCCTGGACAAGGCGATCATCGGCTCCTCCGTCCTGGCCATCGGCGGCACCCTGCTGGTCGGTGCGTTCGCCATGACGCGGGTCACGCGCCGGCTGCACCAGACCGCGTCGGTCGCACGCCGGATCACCCAGGGGGACCTGGACGCGCGGGTGGGCGATCCCCGGACGAAGGATCCGGCCCGGCCACAGGACGAGGTGGCCACGGTCGCCGGGGCGCTGGACACCATGGCCGCCACCCTCCAGGCGAAGCTGCTGAGCGAGCAGCGGTTCACCGCGGACGTGGCGCACGAGCTGCGCACCCCGCTGACCGGGCTGCAGGCGGCCTCCGAACTGCTGCCGGCCGGGCGGCCGACCCAGCTGGTGCAGGAACGCGTCCGGACGATGCGGCAGCTGACCGAGGACCTGCTGGAGATCTCCCGGCTGGACTCGGGGAGCGAGCAGGTCGAGTCGGAGCTGCAGGAGCTGGGGGCACTGGCGGAGCGGGTGGTACGGGCGCATGCCTCCGGCGGTTGCGGTGGCAGTGGCGGTGCCGGTGGCGGTGGGGCGGTGACGGAGGTCGTGGTGCTCCGTGACGTGTACGTGGAGACGGACCGGCGGCGGCTGGAGCGGGTGCTGGGCAATCTGGTCGCCAATGCGCACAAGCACGGGCGCGGGCCGGTGGTGCTGACCGTGGACGGGCCGGTGGTGACCGTACGGGACCACGGGGACGGCTACCCGGACTACCTGGTGGCGCACGGTCCGCAGCGGTTCCGCACGGAGCCGCAGGCGGGGGGCAAGGGGACGGGGCTGGGGCTGACCATCGCGGTGGGGCAGGCAGAGGTGATCGGCGGCCGGCTGCGGTTCCGCAACGCGGAGGAGGGCGGAGCCGTCGCGGTCCTGACCCTCCCGCACCCCCCGCCTTAG
- a CDS encoding TetR/AcrR family transcriptional regulator, translated as MTRTRTTPTVPPAPRAYRRLSVEERRAQLLDAALSLFARRVPEDVSLDDVAEAAGVSRPLVYRYFPGGKQQLYEAALRSAADELELCFAEPQAGPLTLRLSRALDRYLAFVDGHAAGFSALLQGGSVVETSRTTATVDEIRRTAADQILLHLAVPSPGPRLRMMVRTWITAVEAASLIWIDEGKQPGVEELRDWLVDQFIALLTATAATDPETAAAARAALAMEAADGPVGVLARRVIPVVSEAAHLL; from the coding sequence ATGACCCGGACCCGGACGACGCCCACGGTCCCGCCGGCCCCCCGCGCGTACCGCCGGCTCAGTGTCGAGGAGCGTCGCGCCCAGCTGCTGGATGCCGCCCTGTCGCTGTTCGCGCGGCGCGTCCCGGAGGACGTCTCCCTGGACGACGTCGCCGAGGCGGCGGGGGTCTCCCGGCCGCTGGTCTACCGGTACTTCCCCGGCGGGAAGCAGCAGCTGTACGAGGCGGCCCTGCGGTCGGCGGCGGACGAGCTGGAGCTGTGCTTCGCCGAACCGCAGGCCGGCCCGCTGACACTGCGGCTGTCCCGGGCGCTGGACCGCTACCTGGCCTTCGTCGACGGCCACGCCGCCGGGTTCAGCGCGCTGCTCCAGGGCGGCAGCGTGGTGGAGACCTCCCGCACCACGGCCACGGTCGACGAGATCCGCCGCACCGCCGCCGACCAGATCCTGCTGCACCTGGCCGTGCCGTCGCCCGGGCCGCGGCTGCGGATGATGGTGCGGACCTGGATCACCGCGGTCGAGGCGGCCTCGCTGATCTGGATCGACGAGGGCAAGCAGCCGGGGGTGGAGGAGCTGCGGGACTGGCTGGTCGACCAGTTCATCGCCCTCCTCACGGCGACGGCCGCCACAGACCCGGAGACGGCGGCAGCGGCGCGGGCCGCCCTGGCCATGGAGGCGGCGGACGGCCCGGTGGGGGTACTGGCCCGGCGGGTGATCCCGGTGGTCTCCGAGGCGGCCCACCTGCTGTGA
- a CDS encoding AurF N-oxygenase family protein, producing MTTVTDRTALRDALGLLKDREQVAERLLESSAKHSFDPDRELDWDAPAVDGAYYWPPELLSLYDTPLWKRMSEEQRIELSRHEAASLASLGIWFEIILMQLLVRHIYDKSLTSNHVRYALTEIADECRHSMMFARMIQKGGAPEYPVSRLNHNLARVLKTVSTTPGSFACTLLGEEILDWMQRLTFPDERIQPLVRGVTRIHVIEEARHVRYAREELRRQMATAPRWEQELTRISCGEAARVFSVAFVNPAVYENVGLDRREAVAQVRASGHRREVMQTGAKRLTDFLDDIGVLRGVGRRLWKSSGLLA from the coding sequence ATGACCACCGTGACCGACCGCACCGCCCTCCGGGATGCGCTCGGCCTGCTCAAGGACCGTGAGCAGGTAGCCGAGCGGCTGCTCGAATCCTCCGCCAAGCACTCCTTCGACCCGGACCGGGAACTCGACTGGGACGCCCCGGCCGTCGACGGCGCCTACTACTGGCCGCCCGAGCTGCTCTCCCTCTACGACACCCCGCTGTGGAAGCGGATGAGCGAGGAGCAGCGGATCGAGCTGTCCCGGCACGAGGCCGCCTCGCTCGCCTCCCTCGGCATCTGGTTCGAGATCATCCTGATGCAGCTGCTGGTCCGGCACATCTACGACAAGTCGCTGACCAGCAACCACGTCCGCTACGCGCTCACCGAGATCGCCGACGAATGCCGGCACTCCATGATGTTCGCCCGGATGATCCAGAAGGGCGGGGCGCCCGAGTATCCGGTCTCCCGGCTCAACCACAACCTGGCCCGGGTCCTCAAGACGGTCTCCACCACCCCCGGCTCCTTCGCCTGCACCCTGCTGGGCGAGGAGATCCTCGACTGGATGCAGCGCCTGACCTTCCCGGACGAGCGGATCCAGCCCCTGGTCCGCGGGGTCACCCGGATCCATGTGATCGAGGAGGCCCGCCATGTCCGGTACGCGCGCGAGGAGTTGCGCCGCCAGATGGCCACCGCCCCGCGCTGGGAGCAGGAACTCACCCGGATCAGCTGCGGCGAGGCCGCCCGGGTGTTCTCCGTCGCCTTCGTGAACCCGGCCGTGTACGAGAACGTGGGTCTGGACCGGCGCGAGGCGGTGGCCCAGGTCCGGGCCAGCGGCCACCGCCGGGAGGTGATGCAGACCGGCGCGAAGCGGCTCACCGACTTCCTCGACGACATCGGGGTGCTGCGCGGGGTCGGCCGCAGGCTCTGGAAGAGCTCGGGCCTGCTGGCCTGA
- a CDS encoding ferritin-like domain-containing protein — protein sequence MSTHELYTTGPGETVWQVPASGSARFNWEYDGGRERLLALYQKGKDKQWDGNQRIDWDLDVDPYDPLGTPDEVLNLYGTRHWAKLTERDKGDLRRHYTAWQFSQFLHGEQGAMVCAARIVESVPDLDAKFYSATQTMDEARHAEIYGRFLHEKIGMLYPINDNLQGLLGDTLRDSRWDMPYLGMQVLIEGLALAAFGMIRDTTDRPLPKQILSYVMQDEARHVAFGRMALRDYYRQLTDAELREREEFVIEGCYLMRDRIRGVEVLENFGIPRREAEEITENSEFLRLFRKLLFSRIVPCVKDIGLWGERLQKAYLDMGVFDLGDSSLDLLMTQDEELAEALDAERFAAEEAARVAEVEAAIAQGSRTDPS from the coding sequence GTGTCGACGCACGAGCTCTACACCACCGGCCCGGGCGAGACCGTCTGGCAGGTCCCCGCCTCCGGCTCGGCCCGCTTCAACTGGGAGTACGACGGGGGGCGGGAGCGCCTGCTGGCCCTGTACCAGAAGGGCAAGGACAAACAGTGGGACGGCAACCAGCGGATCGACTGGGACCTCGACGTGGACCCGTACGACCCGCTCGGCACCCCGGACGAGGTCCTGAACCTCTACGGCACCCGGCACTGGGCGAAGCTGACGGAGCGGGACAAGGGCGACCTGCGCCGGCACTACACCGCCTGGCAGTTCAGCCAGTTCCTGCACGGCGAGCAGGGCGCGATGGTGTGTGCGGCCCGGATCGTGGAATCGGTGCCGGACCTGGACGCGAAGTTCTACTCCGCCACCCAGACCATGGACGAGGCCCGGCACGCGGAGATCTACGGGCGGTTCCTGCACGAGAAGATCGGCATGCTCTACCCGATCAACGACAACCTCCAGGGCCTGCTGGGCGACACCCTCCGGGACTCCCGCTGGGACATGCCCTACCTGGGCATGCAGGTGCTGATCGAGGGGCTGGCCCTGGCCGCGTTCGGGATGATCCGCGATACGACGGACCGGCCGCTGCCGAAGCAGATCCTGTCGTACGTGATGCAGGACGAGGCCCGCCACGTGGCCTTCGGGCGGATGGCGCTGCGGGACTACTACCGGCAGCTGACCGACGCCGAGCTGCGCGAGCGCGAGGAGTTCGTCATCGAGGGCTGCTACCTGATGCGGGACCGGATCCGCGGGGTGGAGGTGCTGGAGAACTTCGGCATACCCAGGCGGGAGGCGGAGGAGATCACCGAGAACTCGGAGTTCCTCCGGCTGTTCCGGAAGCTGCTGTTCAGCCGGATCGTGCCCTGTGTGAAGGACATCGGACTGTGGGGCGAGCGGCTCCAGAAGGCCTATCTGGACATGGGGGTCTTCGACCTCGGCGACTCCAGCCTCGACCTGCTGATGACCCAGGACGAGGAGCTCGCGGAGGCGCTGGACGCGGAGCGGTTCGCGGCGGAGGAGGCGGCCCGGGTGGCGGAGGTCGAGGCGGCCATCGCCCAGGGCAGTCGCACGGACCCGTCCTGA
- a CDS encoding DUF3291 domain-containing protein, with the protein MTDDSHTRTSTHTYELAQVNIARLRFPIDSPELKDFVDALDPVNAVAEAADGFRWRLQSDGGNATDVPFFEDEWLIVNMSVWRDTNALTAFMYQGQHREFMARRREWFERVEEAVTALWWVPAGERPTVADAEARLSHLRTHGPTRYAFTLRTSFPPEAV; encoded by the coding sequence ATGACCGATGACTCCCACACCCGCACCAGCACCCACACCTATGAACTCGCCCAGGTCAACATAGCCCGCCTCAGGTTCCCCATCGACTCGCCCGAGCTCAAGGACTTCGTGGACGCACTGGACCCGGTGAACGCCGTCGCCGAGGCGGCCGACGGCTTCCGCTGGCGGCTTCAGAGCGACGGGGGGAACGCCACCGACGTGCCGTTCTTCGAGGACGAATGGCTGATCGTCAACATGTCGGTGTGGCGGGACACGAACGCCCTGACGGCGTTCATGTACCAGGGGCAGCACCGGGAATTCATGGCGCGCCGCCGCGAATGGTTCGAGCGGGTGGAGGAGGCCGTCACGGCCCTGTGGTGGGTTCCGGCGGGGGAGCGGCCGACCGTGGCCGACGCCGAGGCCCGGCTGTCGCACCTGCGCACGCACGGCCCCACCCGGTACGCCTTCACCCTCCGCACCTCCTTCCCGCCGGAGGCCGTCTAG
- a CDS encoding penicillin-binding transpeptidase domain-containing protein: MIRYIRWCAWFCALLLAALLFNVARVQLVDSEALAANPANKRAVIARYAQPRGPILVDGRPVTGNRDSRQLLRYERTYRDGALYAPVTGYSSQTYGTGFLERAEDRILAGTHPGLSVLPLWHELARSRPAGGQVVTTVRAGLQRAAYAGLAGKRGAVAAVEPGTGRILALVSSPSYDPGVLSGTGPQVKEAWARLNGDPTRPMLNRALHETYPPGSTFKIVTAAAALDAGVVTDVDAPTRTPDPYPLPGTHTLLPNAATGCEDASMAEAVRWSCNTVMAKIGVQVGLHRMVAAAERFGFNRAGLRVPTWVSRSDFDTDMSRDQLALSAIGQFNTKATPLQMAMVAAAVANGGEIMFPHLVEATTQADGDPVRRAGHTSLGRAMNPATALRLQRLMVGVVEDGTGRNAAIAGATVGGKTGTAQHGVGNAGTPYAWFIGWAKGEHAPVPEVAVAVVVEDAAADRRDISGNSAAAPIARAVMQAALKP; this comes from the coding sequence ATGATCCGCTACATCCGCTGGTGCGCCTGGTTCTGCGCGCTGCTGCTGGCCGCCCTGCTGTTCAACGTCGCCCGGGTGCAACTGGTCGACTCCGAGGCGCTGGCCGCGAACCCGGCCAACAAGCGGGCCGTCATCGCCCGGTACGCGCAGCCGCGCGGCCCCATCCTGGTCGACGGCCGGCCGGTCACCGGGAACCGGGACAGCCGGCAGCTGCTGCGGTACGAACGGACGTACCGGGACGGCGCCCTGTACGCCCCGGTCACCGGCTACTCCTCGCAGACCTATGGCACCGGCTTCCTGGAGCGGGCCGAGGACAGGATCCTGGCGGGCACCCATCCCGGGCTGTCCGTGCTCCCGCTCTGGCACGAGCTCGCCCGCAGCCGGCCGGCCGGCGGTCAGGTCGTCACCACCGTCAGGGCCGGGCTCCAGCGGGCCGCGTACGCCGGACTCGCGGGCAAGCGGGGTGCGGTGGCGGCGGTCGAGCCGGGCACAGGCCGCATCCTGGCGCTGGTGAGCAGCCCCTCGTACGATCCCGGGGTGCTGTCCGGGACCGGGCCGCAGGTGAAGGAGGCCTGGGCCCGGCTGAACGGGGACCCCACCCGCCCGATGCTGAACCGTGCGCTGCACGAGACCTACCCGCCCGGCTCCACCTTCAAGATCGTGACGGCGGCTGCGGCGCTGGACGCGGGCGTGGTCACGGATGTGGACGCACCGACCCGCACCCCGGACCCGTACCCGCTGCCCGGCACGCACACCCTGCTGCCGAACGCGGCGACCGGCTGCGAGGACGCGTCGATGGCCGAGGCGGTGCGCTGGTCCTGCAACACGGTGATGGCGAAGATCGGCGTGCAGGTGGGCCTGCACCGCATGGTGGCGGCGGCCGAGCGGTTCGGCTTCAACCGTGCCGGACTGCGGGTGCCGACCTGGGTGTCCCGGTCGGACTTCGACACCGACATGAGCCGGGACCAGCTGGCCCTGTCCGCGATCGGGCAGTTCAACACCAAGGCGACCCCGTTGCAGATGGCGATGGTCGCGGCGGCGGTCGCGAACGGCGGCGAGATCATGTTCCCCCACCTGGTGGAGGCCACCACCCAGGCCGACGGGGACCCGGTGCGGCGGGCCGGCCACACGTCCCTGGGGCGGGCCATGAACCCGGCCACCGCGCTGCGGTTGCAGCGGCTGATGGTGGGGGTGGTGGAGGACGGTACGGGCCGCAATGCGGCCATCGCGGGCGCCACGGTCGGCGGCAAGACCGGCACCGCCCAGCACGGGGTGGGCAACGCCGGTACCCCGTACGCCTGGTTCATCGGCTGGGCGAAGGGGGAGCACGCGCCGGTGCCGGAGGTCGCGGTGGCGGTGGTGGTCGAGGACGCGGCGGCCGACCGCCGGGACATCAGCGGCAACAGCGCGGCGGCGCCGATCGCACGCGCGGTGATGCAGGCCGCCCTGAAGCCCTGA
- a CDS encoding FtsW/RodA/SpoVE family cell cycle protein, whose amino-acid sequence MTAKVADPSDPDPVPPPGTPHARRSGTELALLTGAVALSVLGYLYVGLATVGHVPAEASRYAAGLAAAGLLAHLAVRFAAPYADPVLLPIAVLLNGLGLVLIQRLDLTTPAHPASGTQLVWSALGVALFILVVAVLRDHRVLQRYAYLSVAVALVLMLVPVFFPPVNGAHIWIRMAGLSFQPGEFAKILLALFFAAYLAANRTALALTGRRIWFLRMLPMRVLGPILTIWLLSVGVLVLERDLGTSLLFFGLFVIMLFTATGRIGWIAVGLLLAGLGAYAVGTFEPHVNGRVEDWLDPFASIRRGEGPGQLAQSLFAFGAGGLLGAGLGDGQSFLIGFAAKSDFILATAGEELGLAGLVALLLLYGLLVARGFEAGLALRDPFGRLLATGLASIVALQVFVITGGVTGLIPLTGMAMPFLAQGGSSVVTNWIIVALLVRLSDSARRPRPAAQVAPAAPAGPAAAGTAEGAAGA is encoded by the coding sequence TTGACGGCAAAGGTGGCGGACCCCTCGGATCCCGATCCGGTACCACCACCCGGAACGCCCCACGCCCGGCGCAGCGGCACCGAGCTCGCCCTGCTCACCGGCGCCGTCGCCCTCTCCGTCCTCGGCTACCTCTACGTCGGCCTCGCCACCGTCGGCCACGTTCCCGCCGAAGCCTCCCGCTACGCCGCCGGCCTCGCCGCCGCCGGACTCCTCGCGCATCTCGCCGTACGCTTCGCCGCCCCGTACGCCGATCCGGTCCTGCTGCCCATCGCCGTCCTGCTCAACGGCCTCGGCCTGGTCCTCATCCAGCGCCTGGACCTGACCACCCCCGCCCACCCCGCCTCCGGCACGCAGCTCGTCTGGTCCGCGCTCGGGGTGGCGCTGTTCATCCTGGTCGTGGCCGTCCTCCGGGACCACCGGGTGCTCCAGCGGTACGCCTACCTCTCGGTCGCCGTCGCCCTCGTCCTGATGCTCGTCCCGGTGTTCTTCCCGCCCGTCAACGGTGCCCACATCTGGATCCGGATGGCCGGACTCTCCTTCCAGCCCGGCGAGTTCGCGAAGATCCTGCTGGCCCTCTTCTTCGCCGCCTACCTGGCCGCCAACCGCACCGCCCTCGCCCTCACCGGCCGCCGCATCTGGTTCCTGCGCATGCTGCCCATGCGCGTGCTCGGACCGATCCTCACCATCTGGCTGCTCAGCGTCGGCGTACTGGTCCTGGAGCGGGACCTCGGCACCTCCCTCCTCTTCTTCGGCCTGTTCGTCATCATGCTGTTCACCGCCACCGGCCGGATCGGCTGGATCGCCGTCGGCCTGCTGCTGGCCGGCCTCGGCGCGTACGCCGTCGGCACCTTCGAACCGCACGTCAACGGCCGGGTCGAGGACTGGCTGGACCCTTTCGCCTCCATCCGGCGCGGTGAGGGACCGGGCCAGCTCGCCCAGTCCCTGTTCGCCTTCGGCGCGGGCGGGCTGCTCGGGGCCGGCCTCGGCGACGGCCAGTCCTTCCTCATCGGCTTCGCCGCCAAATCCGACTTCATCCTCGCCACCGCCGGCGAGGAGCTCGGCCTGGCCGGCCTGGTCGCCCTCCTGCTGCTGTACGGGCTGCTGGTCGCCCGCGGTTTCGAGGCCGGACTGGCGCTCCGCGACCCCTTCGGGCGGCTGCTCGCCACCGGCCTGGCCTCGATCGTCGCCCTCCAGGTCTTCGTGATCACCGGGGGAGTGACCGGGCTGATCCCGCTCACCGGCATGGCGATGCCCTTCCTGGCCCAGGGGGGCTCCTCCGTGGTCACCAACTGGATCATCGTCGCGCTGCTGGTCCGGCTGAGCGACAGCGCCCGCCGGCCCCGCCCGGCCGCCCAGGTCGCCCCGGCAGCCCCGGCCGGCCCGGCCGCCGCCGGGACCGCGGAGGGGGCGGCCGGCGCATGA
- a CDS encoding DUF6325 family protein — MGPVEFIVLAFPEEQLRVPAVEAVLGLRKTGNVRLIDGLVATKTAAGEVMAAEFDEFRELHGLLAGRDVARLIGPEDVQEAADLLDRGSCALLLLVEHVWAADAAVAVRAAGGRIAGSVRIPVERLGVA; from the coding sequence ATGGGGCCTGTGGAGTTCATCGTCCTTGCGTTTCCCGAGGAACAGCTGCGGGTGCCGGCGGTCGAGGCCGTGCTGGGGCTGCGCAAGACCGGCAACGTCCGGCTGATCGACGGACTGGTCGCGACGAAGACGGCGGCGGGTGAGGTGATGGCGGCGGAGTTCGACGAGTTCCGGGAGCTGCACGGGCTGCTGGCCGGCCGTGATGTGGCGCGGCTGATCGGGCCGGAGGACGTACAGGAAGCGGCGGACCTGCTGGACCGGGGCAGTTGCGCGCTGCTGTTGCTGGTGGAGCACGTGTGGGCGGCGGACGCGGCGGTCGCGGTGCGGGCGGCGGGCGGCCGGATCGCGGGCTCGGTCCGCATTCCGGTGGAACGGCTGGGGGTGGCCTGA
- a CDS encoding SHOCT domain-containing protein, whose amino-acid sequence MFIRPVGDVVHPAERAAGRPLLRGLLARGAYVWDGGEAGRAAAAAAAAAAAPSPPPAVAAAGPGELADQLGRLADLAREGLLTAEEFSAAKSRLLDR is encoded by the coding sequence ATGTTCATCCGGCCGGTGGGGGATGTGGTGCATCCGGCGGAGCGGGCGGCGGGACGGCCGTTGCTGCGCGGGCTGTTGGCGCGGGGGGCGTATGTGTGGGACGGGGGTGAGGCGGGGCGGGCGGCGGCTGCGGCTGCCGCTGCCGCTGCTGCTCCGTCGCCGCCGCCGGCCGTTGCCGCCGCCGGGCCGGGCGAGCTGGCGGACCAGCTCGGCCGGCTCGCCGACCTGGCGCGGGAGGGGCTCCTGACGGCGGAGGAGTTCAGCGCGGCCAAGTCCCGCCTCCTGGACCGCTGA
- a CDS encoding C40 family peptidase encodes MSCRVLRTACVAVVLFTALPAAGATAQPGEPAAPADVGRLLVRLQGLYQQAEEATEAYNATEVALRKRQEEERRLSGELGVARNALGKERAEAGRLARVQYQEASGGLSPYARMLLSGDPQQALERQRMTGREALHRAAVVSRLAGAEKRAGTLATQARKALDGQQALAAEQKKHKEQATARLKEVERLLASLTADQLAELSARERAGTDKAQRALLESGRLPARTGTPTAAGGAALGYATAQLGKPYVWGAEGPASFDCSGLTSQAWAHAGRTIPRTSQEQWAQLPKVPLDQLRPGDLVVYFPKATHVAIYAGDGKVIQAPRPGAKVKVSPIAANPLLGAVRPDPAGIPLDPADYTPPRLPEAASEGDDSGYSAEAAPAGAAATSAAASAR; translated from the coding sequence ATGTCATGTCGTGTGCTGCGCACCGCCTGTGTCGCCGTGGTGCTGTTCACCGCCCTGCCCGCCGCCGGCGCGACCGCCCAGCCGGGCGAACCCGCCGCGCCCGCCGATGTCGGCCGGCTGCTCGTCCGGCTCCAAGGGCTCTACCAGCAGGCCGAAGAGGCCACCGAGGCCTACAACGCGACCGAGGTCGCCCTGAGGAAGCGCCAGGAGGAGGAGCGGCGGCTCAGCGGGGAGCTGGGGGTGGCGCGGAATGCGCTCGGGAAGGAGCGGGCCGAGGCCGGACGGCTGGCGCGGGTGCAGTACCAGGAAGCCTCCGGAGGGCTGTCCCCGTACGCCCGGATGCTGCTCTCCGGCGACCCCCAGCAGGCCTTGGAGCGGCAGCGGATGACCGGGCGGGAGGCCCTGCACCGGGCCGCCGTGGTCTCCCGGCTGGCCGGCGCCGAGAAGCGGGCCGGCACGCTCGCCACCCAGGCCCGCAAGGCCCTGGACGGCCAGCAGGCCCTGGCCGCGGAGCAGAAGAAGCACAAGGAGCAGGCCACCGCCCGGCTCAAGGAGGTCGAGCGGCTGCTGGCCTCGCTCACCGCCGACCAGCTGGCCGAGCTCTCCGCCCGGGAGCGGGCCGGCACCGACAAGGCCCAGCGCGCACTGCTGGAATCGGGGCGGCTGCCGGCCCGCACCGGCACCCCGACCGCCGCCGGCGGGGCCGCGCTCGGCTATGCGACCGCGCAGCTCGGGAAGCCGTACGTATGGGGCGCCGAGGGCCCGGCCTCCTTCGACTGTTCCGGTCTCACCTCGCAGGCCTGGGCGCACGCCGGCCGGACGATCCCCCGGACCAGCCAGGAGCAGTGGGCGCAGCTCCCCAAGGTGCCGCTGGACCAGCTGCGCCCCGGGGACCTGGTGGTCTACTTCCCGAAGGCCACCCACGTCGCCATCTACGCCGGTGACGGCAAGGTCATCCAGGCGCCCCGGCCAGGCGCCAAGGTCAAGGTGTCGCCGATCGCCGCGAACCCGCTGCTCGGCGCGGTCCGCCCGGACCCGGCCGGCATCCCGCTGGACCCGGCGGACTACACCCCGCCGCGGCTGCCCGAGGCAGCCTCGGAAGGGGACGATTCCGGTTACTCCGCCGAGGCGGCGCCCGCGGGGGCCGCCGCGACCTCCGCCGCGGCCTCCGCCAGGTAG
- a CDS encoding styrene monooxygenase/indole monooxygenase family protein, protein MRKILVVGAGQSGLQLALGLQAKGYEVTLLSNRTADEIRTGRVMSTQCMFDTALQHERDLAVNFWERQAPKIEGLGVSVAAPDGSRPVDWLGRLKGHAQSVDQRVKMAGWLDAFAQRGGQLVIHGASVSDLDYFSATHDLVLVAAGKGELVSLFGRDAARSPYDTPQRSLAVSYVHGLGPRPEHPETEAVRCNLVPGVGELFVMPTLTTSGRADILFWEGVPGGPVDAFTGITDPAEHLALTLELMEKFTPWEYARATKAELTDAGGTLAGRYAPVVRNPVGRLPGGGLVLGVADVVVANDPITGQGSNSAAKCAASYLSSILMHGDKPFDEAWMKATFDKYWFTTGKPVTQWTNAMLGVPPEHVLNLIGAAGQLQPVADRFANGFDNPADFDAYFYDPEDAADYLAEAAAEVAAAPAGAASAE, encoded by the coding sequence ATGCGCAAGATACTCGTCGTGGGGGCCGGGCAGTCCGGTCTCCAGCTCGCCCTCGGACTCCAGGCCAAGGGGTACGAGGTCACCCTCCTGTCCAACCGGACGGCGGACGAGATCCGCACCGGGCGGGTCATGTCCACCCAATGCATGTTCGACACCGCGCTCCAGCACGAGCGCGACCTGGCGGTGAACTTCTGGGAGCGGCAGGCCCCGAAGATCGAGGGCCTGGGCGTCTCGGTCGCCGCCCCCGACGGCAGCCGCCCCGTCGACTGGCTGGGCCGCCTCAAGGGCCACGCCCAGTCCGTGGACCAGCGGGTGAAGATGGCCGGCTGGCTGGACGCCTTCGCCCAGCGCGGCGGGCAGCTGGTCATCCACGGCGCGTCCGTCTCCGACCTGGACTACTTCTCCGCCACCCATGACCTGGTGCTGGTGGCGGCCGGCAAGGGCGAGCTCGTCTCCCTGTTCGGCCGGGACGCGGCGCGTTCGCCGTACGACACCCCGCAGCGCTCCCTGGCCGTCAGCTACGTGCACGGGCTGGGCCCGCGCCCGGAGCACCCGGAGACCGAGGCGGTCCGCTGCAACCTGGTCCCCGGGGTCGGGGAGCTGTTCGTGATGCCGACCCTGACCACCTCCGGCCGCGCGGACATCCTGTTCTGGGAGGGCGTCCCGGGCGGCCCGGTGGACGCGTTCACCGGCATCACGGACCCGGCGGAGCACCTCGCGCTCACGCTGGAGCTGATGGAGAAGTTCACCCCGTGGGAGTACGCGCGGGCGACCAAGGCGGAGCTGACGGACGCGGGCGGCACCCTGGCCGGCCGGTACGCGCCGGTGGTCCGCAACCCGGTCGGCCGGCTGCCGGGCGGCGGGCTGGTGCTGGGCGTCGCGGACGTGGTCGTGGCCAACGACCCGATCACCGGCCAGGGCTCCAACTCGGCCGCCAAGTGCGCCGCGTCCTACCTGTCCTCGATCCTGATGCACGGGGACAAGCCATTCGACGAGGCCTGGATGAAGGCCACCTTCGACAAGTACTGGTTCACCACCGGCAAGCCGGTCACCCAGTGGACCAACGCGATGCTGGGCGTGCCGCCGGAGCACGTGCTGAACCTGATCGGCGCGGCCGGGCAGCTCCAGCCGGTGGCGGACCGGTTCGCCAACGGCTTCGACAACCCGGCCGACTTCGACGCGTACTTCTACGACCCCGAGGACGCGGCCGACTACCTGGCGGAGGCCGCGGCGGAGGTCGCGGCGGCCCCCGCGGGCGCCGCCTCGGCGGAGTAA